CGCCAGCCCTAGGATAGCTTTCAATTCTAGCTGCGCAGCCTCCTTCGCCAATGTCGTCTACCTCCCTCGACTTGCTAGAGTGTCAAAGCCGCGGGTAGAGTTTTGCCTCGTGATTGGCGCCCGCCTCGGGTGCCAAACGCGGATGTAGCTCAGTTGGTAGAGCATCACCTTGCCAAGGTGAGGGTCGCGGGTCCGAATCCCGTCATCCGCTCTCTCACGGTTTCTCCGTATGGTGGTATGTCGGGTAAATTGATGAGTGTTATGGTGGGTTGACCGAGAGGATAGGTAGCGGCCTGCAAAGCCGTCAACACGGGTTCGAATCCCGTACCCACCTCGGGCCATTGGCGCAGGGGTAGCGCGCTTCCTTCACACGGAAGAGGTCACTGGTTCGATCCCAGTATGGCCCACACAGCAGGATCTGCATGATACCAACGAAAAGTCCTTACACACAGACGTGAAAATGGTGCCAATGGGGATGTTTTGGGGATATCATTTTTCAGACTCCAACTTCCAGCCCGTTATCCTTGAGTCTATGAGTAACTACTCTGTGAATCACTCGCTCGGCCGGATCGACGTCATCGAACTTGACGATACCCCTGCCCTGAGTCGCGACGTTGGCCTTAATATCTCGGCGATTCAAGCTGCCTGGCCCGGTTTTGAGAACTCATTCGACTCGCTGCAGGGTCGCAAGATGATGGGACTCTTCTACGGTGAGCATGGCGTCTATCGGTTGTCGTCTGTGCGGCTCGATCGAGATTTCGATAACCCCCTTGGTCTGGACGAAACCGTCATTCCTGGCGGGAGCTACCTCCGGCTG
This genomic stretch from Schaalia sp. JY-X169 harbors:
- a CDS encoding AraC family transcriptional regulator — protein: MSNYSVNHSLGRIDVIELDDTPALSRDVGLNISAIQAAWPGFENSFDSLQGRKMMGLFYGEHGVYRLSSVRLDRDFDNPLGLDETVIPGGSYLRLRLRGSAPSIYDDIAPAFDVLFDRADHDPKRPHIEYYRREGEVDCLVPISRTSQSE